One Candidatus Epulonipiscium sp. genomic region harbors:
- a CDS encoding energy-coupling factor transporter ATPase, protein MNKIVTSKGLIYEYYTHNDKGEIESKETALDDINIEITKGEFVVILGHNGSGKSTFAKHMNAILHPSGGTLLIKGMDTKDEDNLWNIRQSAGMVFQNPDNQIIAAVVEEDVAFGPENLGVEPNEIRKRVEESVDVVGMSEYITHSPNLLSGGQKQRIAIAGVLAMKPECIILDEPTAMLDPIGRKEVLQTIHRLNKEEDITIIHITHYMEEAIKANRVIVMDHGKVVMDGKPKEIFSQVERLKELGLDVPQATELAYHMKKQGIDISTEILTVKEMVDAIWQLHLKG, encoded by the coding sequence ATGAATAAAATCGTAACTAGTAAAGGGCTTATTTATGAATACTATACCCATAATGATAAAGGCGAAATAGAGTCTAAGGAAACTGCCTTAGATGATATAAATATAGAAATAACAAAGGGCGAATTTGTAGTTATACTAGGTCATAACGGCTCGGGAAAATCTACCTTCGCAAAACATATGAATGCAATTCTTCACCCAAGCGGTGGAACCCTCCTAATAAAGGGCATGGATACAAAAGATGAGGATAACCTATGGAATATCCGCCAAAGTGCAGGCATGGTCTTCCAAAACCCTGATAACCAAATCATCGCTGCCGTAGTGGAAGAAGATGTGGCGTTTGGTCCTGAAAACTTAGGGGTTGAACCTAATGAAATAAGAAAGCGGGTAGAGGAGTCCGTAGATGTAGTGGGAATGAGCGAATATATAACCCATTCTCCTAATCTCCTTTCCGGAGGACAAAAGCAAAGAATTGCCATTGCAGGAGTTTTGGCAATGAAGCCTGAGTGTATTATACTAGATGAGCCTACAGCAATGTTGGATCCCATAGGCAGAAAGGAAGTTTTGCAGACCATCCATAGACTTAATAAAGAAGAAGATATAACGATTATTCATATTACTCACTATATGGAAGAAGCCATAAAAGCCAATAGGGTGATTGTTATGGATCATGGTAAGGTAGTAATGGATGGAAAACCAAAAGAAATTTTCAGTCAAGTTGAAAGGCTAAAAGAATTAGGGCTAGATGTTCCCCAAGCAACAGAACTTGCTTATCATATGAAAAAACAAGGGATTGATATTTCCACAGAAATACTTACAGTAAAGGAAATGGTGGATGCGATATGGCAATTACATTTAAAGGGGTAA